The genomic window ATTCCAACGCATCCTGGAGGCCCATGTCAGTACCGGACACGGAGGAGTAAAGAAGACACGCCTCGGACTTCACGACAAATACTGCAATATTACTGAACGGATGGTGGCCATATTCCTAGCAAACTGCGAATCGTgtcagaagaagaagtcaaAGCCAAACAAGGGACTGGTGGTGAAACCATTATGCAGTTCGGGCTTGGGTTCGCGAGGACAGGTGGACCTCGTCATCATGGAGTCACAGCCAGATAGAGACTACGTGAATATAATGAACTACCAGGATCACTTCACTAAGTTCAATTTTCTGAGACCACTGAAGTCGAGGACCGCTGCAGAAGTCGCCTACAACTTGATTGATATTTTTACACTGATAGGAGCCCCATGCATCTTGCAGAGCGACAATGGTCGTGAATTCGCGGCGAAAGTGGTATACGAATTGAAAGAATTGTGGCCTTCGCTGATGATCGTGCATGGGCGGCCGAGGCACCCCCAAAGCCAAGGTAGCGTCGAAAGATCAAACCATGACATCAAGCAGATGTTAATTGCATGGACAACAGACAACTCCTGCAGCAAATGGGCGGAAGGTCTGCGATTTGTCATGCTGCAAAAGAATTCGTCAGCGCATCGAAATTTGAACAACCGTTCTCCCTTTGAGGTCATGTTTGGCCAAAAGCCACTGGTTGGGCTGCAGAAAACTAGCCTCCCTAATGATGTGATGAGGAAGCTGGAAACCGAAGAAGAGCTTGCTGGACTTCTAGCAAATACTACACCCCCACATGGTGAAACAGACGACGATGACACAGATTTCGTTCCACAGATGAGCCCCATCGATGACAGTAGGTTATCTCCGCAAGCCGCAGGACCTTCTTCAAGAGAAGACGCAGAACATGAGTCAGTCAGTGCTGCAATAGCCCATCTACGTGCGACTCAAACAAAGGCCAGGTCTGACACAGACAACGAGGACGAAGAAGAAACAGATTTCGAGGGTAGTCTCGCTTCACAGATGAGCCCCGTCACTGACAGTTGGTCATCTACGAATGCCGATGACGGCGTTGCCCCGTCTACAAGAGAAGACGACGCAATATCTGAAAGTGTAGATCCACTGACAACGCACGTAGCTCTGATCAACACGCGTAGAGAAGAAGCAAGACAGGGACAGGATAAGAGCCGAAGTGAAATGCTCAGGCGAACGAAGCAAAGGCTGTCACCTTTTCAGGTCGGAGATGCCGTCCTCATACCAGTTTCAGAATTTGATCGAGGACGCCTTGATAGCAGAAACATTCCAGGTGTAGTGGTTGAAGTGACAACCAGAGAAACTTACCGGATTGGCACCGAGCACGGCACTGTGAATACCACATTCAGCCGATCCGAGCTGTTAAAAGGTGATAGCAATATCGTCAGAGATGTGAACCCCGAACTGATGTCGGTGAGGCACCTTGCAGGTCTGCACTCCGCTCATGGCGGACAAGGGTTTTCCAAGTGCTCTTGCGGGTCAACCTGCTCATCAAAACGATGCACATGCAAGAAATCCGCCGTGAAGTGCAACAGCCACTGCCACCCAAGAAACGGGAAATGTACCAACAAATAAGACGTCGTGGAAAGTTGTGGTGTTACCTTACTTGTAACATTACACATGGATGACACATTATACTTACCTTAGACACGGATATTACATGTCGTCTTGAGCAATTACAGTTTTCCTACTTTTTCGACTTCTCTTGTCCCTGACGTTTCGTGGGACTGACGTTGTGACGTTGTGGCGTAACATCACTTGCGTTGCACATAAATGGTCTTGATCAATAATActattttcagttgtttcttgtcCTTGTATTTTCCTGGAACGTTATGGTAGCTTATACTCACCTTAGACACGAATATTACATGTCGTCTTGAGCAATTGCTGTTTTCCTACTTGTTCGACTTCTCTTGTCCCCGACGTTTCGTGCGACTGACGTTGTGGCGTAACATCACTTACGTTGCACATACATGGTCTTGAGCAATAACTActattttcagttgtttcttgtcCCTGTATTTTGTTGCTTAACTTACCTTAGACATGGATACTACATGTCGTCTTGAGCAATTTCTGTTTATCTACTTTTCCAACTTGTCTTTTCCCTGAAATTTCCCCTTTTCCCTGAAATTTGCATATGCATGGTCTTCAGCAATGATAattattaaacaaacaaaaatgccgTGCTCGTCCATGCCATTGTCATtctatgcacatacacacaccaccaccaccaccaccaccatcacacaaaacacacacacacacacacacacacacacacacacacacacaccaccaccaccaccacacaagacacacacacacacacacacacacacctccaccaccaccaccaccaccacacaagacacgcacacacacacacacaccaccaccaccaccacacaagacACGCACGAccacaccacgcacacacacacaccaccaccaccaccacacaagacacacacacaccaccaccaccacacaagacacacacacacacacacacacacaccaccaccaccaccaccgccaccacacaagacacacacacgtacacacacacacacacacacacgcacacacacacacacacacacacatatacacacgcagtCACACACAAGGCCATATTCACCGATTTACCTTCCTCTATCTCATTTATTCAGTCAACTCTGTTGTACCAAAACCTGTTTAAagttgccgaattcgtgaaatcgacaAAATCGTCGATTTCGTGAAATCGATTGCCGATTTCGTGAAATCagttgccgatttcacgaattcgacaACTTTAATCAGGCCTTTCACAATTTCGGCAATAGCCTGCCGAATTCGCGTTCTCGGCAAGCgattgccgatttcacgaattcggcaaataggttgccgatttcacgaattcggcaattacCAGATTTCGTTACGACACATATAAACGTCATTGTTGATGCTATTTGATTTTGACTCCTCAGTAAACATGTCCGCTTATATCGATAAGTTCAACTATGACCCAGTGGCGAAATGTACATTGTAATAAACGCATATAAGTTGTGCTTTTTTAACTGATTTTTGTGTAACCCACGAACCTATAACGTGTCTAATTGGAATTACCTGTACATCCGGGGAACACCAAATCTTTGTCACAGGCCGTACAGGTACCAGAGAGCTGGTCACAGCGTGCACAGCCTGGGGAGCATGTCTCGTTACACAGCGTCCCGTACACTCCGTCACGACAGGCTGAAATGATGACACACGAAATAGCTACATATTATTCAGTAGAATTACCAAAGTGACACTCTTTACCACATTTGTGGTAACATGGCTCGGAGTTATCACCTTCAAacagaaagggggaggggggattattAATAGAGCAATACATTCCAGTTgcacgccctcacggcaaagccatcaggggcatgttcccgggttttaccccaactttagatgagatacacaagtgtatgcgtgttcaTGTGGTATGAGCCATCTGCACTTACGGCAACATGACTggggtcttttacgtgccactgtgatAGCACGAGCGCCGGGTTGGATATGGATACTGTCGAGgggtctgcacatacagttgaccgGGAGGAGCATTACAGGAGGAGACATCATATATTTAACACGGAGAAGGAGAACACACATAACTGCACTGCTGGCATCCTTTACATTGCCTTTAGCAACCCTGGGAGCAGTCTGCACTCACATTACACAGGATACAGCACGACTGATCAGTAAGCAGAAACAGCCGAACAATAAggcacaaacaaaataataggtgtggttacggtaacccgacctaccctatttttaggggccgatcctataacattttattacatttgtcaacaaaaaacaaaaaaaacaacaacaacaaaaaaaacgagtgcagaaaacgcaatgaaagcgaaagcgctcgagtcgcacacttatttccatgtcaagtaggtttaatttgcacacattagaaaaaaaagttaaaaaaaaagtgattgcctaccttcctaccctatttttttttggctatgttactcttaaccacacctattttttgttggcctaacgaCTGTATCGTTACAGGTAGAtgattatatgtgaccctccaccacggaatgagtcacatgtcacctttgcatgattttcatatttttacattttcctaaagagttttttatgctctatccagtggtgaaaaccgttttagaaaagaacgaaaactgtttgagttataagcctgtgactaaggtgaccctcacactgttaccagacactccccggacttatattaaacaCCCGgtacccagcaaccaaacaaataacgacccagcaacagcctgaatcctcgatagcgcaatgggttgagaagctgttctgtgtcggaactacttttgcgactaaaaagttccgaacgaagtatacatctctggagcaaacaatacaaacataccgcatttaaattaacaactacatgattgaacacatgaatcttcatataaaatccatgagttcggttgttttcttaatctagatctgccgtgcacaaacgttcaacacaagcaaattcccaaggcaagtaactctcatactttgtctaccgacaagagtagttcccctttcaaatttcttttcactccgtttcttcgacaacagattgcaatccgacggtcagttttcaacaatatttcattttataaacagatcacacgcaaccaaatgcacacatctcatcaatttaaacaacataaaggagTTTCATACACTagtttccccagaaaactgaacttcatacagtttttagcgTTAGAACaagggtgcaaaagttcgtctgctagtcccatttgacgaaagaacattattctaagcgataccaaaacacgaacataacacacaatatctgcctttactgccacagcagaatgacaacatatctgtttacttgatttttagtccaaaacagggaaactgacaagaagtgttaacagaatggaatgatttgcacggaactatacaaccgcgcattgaTCGATCGCcttgcgcaggttgactggttgagtgaataaaATTCGAtaaaactttcgcacaaaactcctcttttctttgaataactgaaggaATGAGGAATAAaaaggttacacacctcgtctcagtgattattaaaaataatggtctcagttcgcggtcacgaaaaagctcgctgaaggtcgcatttttcatgatccgcaaacttcgaccattatttttaataatcactgagactcggcatgtaacctctacatcaaACACCACTATGATATTTGCCAGAaagtagtacacacacacaagtggattcttaaaaaaaaaaagaggcttGTGGCACAAAATACATGCATCACCTGTACAGTTGGGGGCCATAAAGTGACCAGTGCAAGTTGTACACGTCCCGTCCTGGCTACACTGTGCACACCGGGAACTCAGGGATGAGCATGGTGACGTGCACTCGTCTCCTTGATAGCCTGGCTGGCAGCCTGGATAAAGGAAATGGAACAGACATAATTGCTTCCACATGTGAACTTATTGTTTATTACTAAAGGATGACCAAATAGTGGGATATATAACGTGAATCCCAAAGCGAAGGAGCAACGTTTATTTAATTcaaaacaacaatgacaacaacaaaacaacaacaaccaccacaacaacaacaacaataacaccaccaccaccaacaacaacaacaaaatcaacaacaacaccatcaacaacagcaacaacaacaacatcataattaacaccatcaccaccaccaacagcaacagcatcatcatcaacaacaacaattacaacatcgacaacaacaaaacagcaacaacaacaaaaacagcagcaacaacgacaacaacatcgacaacagcaacattttcaaataATGCATATTGGACTGTCAAGTACTAGTGCAACACAACACAGGGACTAACAATCGGCAAAGTATAACT from Littorina saxatilis isolate snail1 unplaced genomic scaffold, US_GU_Lsax_2.0 scaffold_1101, whole genome shotgun sequence includes these protein-coding regions:
- the LOC138955013 gene encoding uncharacterized protein yields the protein MESQPDRDYVNIMNYQDHFTKFNFLRPLKSRTAAEVAYNLIDIFTLIGAPCILQSDNGREFAAKVVYELKELWPSLMIVHGRPRHPQSQGSVERSNHDIKQMLIAWTTDNSCSKWAEGLRFVMLQKNSSAHRNLNNRSPFEVMFGQKPLVGLQKTSLPNDVMRKLETEEELAGLLANTTPPHGETDDDDTDFVPQMSPIDDSRLSPQAAGPSSREDAEHESVSAAIAHLRATQTKARSDTDNEDEEETDFEGSLASQMSPVTDSWSSTNADDGVAPSTREDDAISESVDPLTTHVALINTRREEARQGQDKSRSEMLRRTKQRLSPFQVGDAVLIPVSEFDRGRLDSRNIPGVVVEVTTRETYRIGTEHGTVNTTFSRSELLKGDSNIVRDVNPELMSVRHLAGLHSAHGGQGFSKCSCGSTCSSKRCTCKKSAVKCNSHCHPRNGKCTNK